CACAAGCTCTATAAGGATAAAATCCACGAGTTTGTGATGGCGCACTTTTTCCAGAGCTACTCCTTCGACCTCGACCAGACGATTTACCTCTTCACCTCGGGCCGCTACGAGTACCATAACAAGGGCTTCGACCTCACGCTGGAGGCGCTGGCCCGCCTCAACCACCGCTTGCAGGCTAGCGGGCTCGAAGGCCAGGTGGTGATGTTTTTTATCACCAAGCGCCCCTACACCAGCATCAACCCGCTGGTGCTGCAAAGCCGCGCCCAGCTAGAGGAAGTGCGCCAAACTTGCCGCGCCATCGAGGAGCAGGTAGGCGAGCGCTTGTTTTATGCCGCCGCCGCCAGCCAGGACCACCGCCTGCCCGACCTCGACAACATGGTGGATGACTACTGGAAGCTGCGTTACCGGCGCGGCCTGCAAAGCTGGAAAACGTCGTCGCTGCCGTCCGTTATCACCCATAATCTGGTAAATGACCAGGACGACGACATTCTGAATTTTGTGCGCCGGGCCAATCTCATCAACCACCGCCACGACCGGGTAAAAATAGTGTATCACCCTGATTTTGTGAGCACTACCTCGCCCCTGTTTGGCATGGACTACGGGCAGTTTGTGCGCGGCTGCCACCTCGGCGTGTTCCCGAGCTACTACGAGCCCTGGGGTTACACGCCGCTCGAATGCGTGGCGCGCGGCGTGCCGGCCATCACCAGCGACCTCTCGGGCTTTGGCGACTACGTGCAGAAAAACGTGCCCGAGCACGAGGACAAAGGCATTTTTGTGGTGCGCCGCCAGGAGCGCAGCTTCGACCAGGCCGCCGAAGAGCTCACCGACATGCTCTGGAACTTCGTGCTACTGAGCCGCCGCGAGCGCATCAGCCAGCGCAACCGCGTCGAGAGTTCGGCCGATATTTTTGACTGGAAAAATCTGCGCGTGTATTACGACCGGGCCTACGCGCTGGCCCTGGAGCGGCAGTAAGTGGCTCATGCAGTGTTGCGGGGTGTTACAGCGCAGTGTTTTATAGTGAAAGAACACGCCGAGGCACTGGCTGTAACGCTGCGTAAAAACCATATGCGCAAAATCCTTCCGCTCCTTTTACTTGCTACCGCTGCCCTGGCCCGCGAGGTGTGGCTAGCCCCGGCCAGCTACCGCGTGGCCGTGGGAACGGCCGTACCAGTGCGCCTGCTGGTGGGCGACACTTTCGCCGGCCAGGCATGGCCCCGGCCCACGCGCCGGGTGGCACAATTCGTGCGCTACGGCCCCGGCGGCGCAGCCGACTCGACCGACCTGCGCCCCGCGCTACTGGCCGACTCGCTAGCCCCGGCGCTACGCTGTCCGGCACCTGGCACGCACGTAGTAGCCCTCACTAGCTGGCTAGCCTTCAGCGAGTTGCCCGCCGAGCAGTTCACAGCCTACCTGCGCGAGGCGGGCCTGGGCAATGCCTTGCGCCAGCGCCAGGAAGCCGGGGAGGCCGCTACCAAGCCCGGTCGCGAAGCTTACCGCCGCTGCGCCAAGGCCTTGGTGCTGGCTAGCCAGCCGCCAGCGGCCCGCTTACCAGCGGCTACCGGCGATACTGCTTTTCGCCGGGTGCTGGGCCTGCCGCTGGAACTGGTGCCTGAGCAAAACCCTTACCGCCTGCGGCCCGGCGCGGGCCTCACCGTGCGGGTACTGAGCCAGGGCCAGCCGGTGCCGGGCGCGCTGGTGCAGGTGTGGCAGGCTAGCCCGCCTACTGCCAAACCAACTGCGACATTACCGGTTACTCATTTCACTACGCACACCAATGCCCAAGGGCGGGTGCTCCTGCGCCTGCCCGGCGCCGGGCCCTACCTGCTGGCCACCGTGCGCATGGAAAACGCGCCGCCGGCCCTGGCCGCGCGAGCCGACTGGCTTAGCACCTGGGCTACGCTCACCTTCGGCGGGCCCGGCGCACCGTCTAAAGCCTACTAGGCCCAACCCGCCAACCAGTTAGCTTTATGCTTTCGGCCGGGCTTCATTTCGCGTTTTCCTTTTTCTTCCTACCTTCGCCACTCTGCATCCAAATCTCATTCTCCCGCCGCGGTTTTTATGAAGTACTCCATCGATAAAAAAGAGAGCTACACCGTCATCACTATTGATGAAAAAAAGCTCGATACTACCGTTGCGCCTGACCTAAAATCGGAGTTTGTAAAGCTCAACGCTGAAGGCAGTAACAACTTGATACTCGACCTACAAAACGTAAAATATACCGACTCGTCGGGCCTCAGCAGCATCCTCATT
The genomic region above belongs to Hymenobacter sp. BRD128 and contains:
- a CDS encoding glycosyltransferase; translated protein: MQPQPHAPEVLFPDSLLIEVAWEVCNQVGGIYTVIRSKVPATMPAWGGRYCLLGPYFSQQAQGEFEAYDDDQLAGMNDPYAQAVRTLRAQGMDICIGVWLVTGRPRAVLINPFQKYGELAALKSDLWRDHKIPSPDNDDLLHQVIAFGHLATQFVETVARQTVDQWKVITHFHEWMTGVAIPELRRRQVPAHLLFTTHATLLGRYLAMNDPNFYDNLMLVDWRAQARHFNIEPAVSMERAAAHGSHVFTTVSELTVRECIYLLDRIPDAVLPNGLNIERFVALHEFQNLHKLYKDKIHEFVMAHFFQSYSFDLDQTIYLFTSGRYEYHNKGFDLTLEALARLNHRLQASGLEGQVVMFFITKRPYTSINPLVLQSRAQLEEVRQTCRAIEEQVGERLFYAAAASQDHRLPDLDNMVDDYWKLRYRRGLQSWKTSSLPSVITHNLVNDQDDDILNFVRRANLINHRHDRVKIVYHPDFVSTTSPLFGMDYGQFVRGCHLGVFPSYYEPWGYTPLECVARGVPAITSDLSGFGDYVQKNVPEHEDKGIFVVRRQERSFDQAAEELTDMLWNFVLLSRRERISQRNRVESSADIFDWKNLRVYYDRAYALALERQ
- a CDS encoding DUF4198 domain-containing protein; translation: MRKILPLLLLATAALAREVWLAPASYRVAVGTAVPVRLLVGDTFAGQAWPRPTRRVAQFVRYGPGGAADSTDLRPALLADSLAPALRCPAPGTHVVALTSWLAFSELPAEQFTAYLREAGLGNALRQRQEAGEAATKPGREAYRRCAKALVLASQPPAARLPAATGDTAFRRVLGLPLELVPEQNPYRLRPGAGLTVRVLSQGQPVPGALVQVWQASPPTAKPTATLPVTHFTTHTNAQGRVLLRLPGAGPYLLATVRMENAPPALAARADWLSTWATLTFGGPGAPSKAY
- a CDS encoding STAS domain-containing protein, whose protein sequence is MKYSIDKKESYTVITIDEKKLDTTVAPDLKSEFVKLNAEGSNNLILDLQNVKYTDSSGLSSILIANRLCNSTGGLLVLTGLQDHVLKLITISKLESVLHILPTVEEGIDRIFLHAIERDLTDKE